A stretch of the Calypte anna isolate BGI_N300 chromosome 5, bCalAnn1_v1.p, whole genome shotgun sequence genome encodes the following:
- the PHLDA2 gene encoding pleckstrin homology-like domain family A member 2 — protein MKMQAEIIRKGELEKRSDSLFQLWKKKLVVLTKDSLSLFPDGHKRAKGKELGFGSILKVDCVERTGKYIYFTIVTKDRKEIDFRCPDQSCWNASITMALIDFQNKRAIQDFKSRQEMEQAAGAQERRMARAP, from the coding sequence ATGAAGATGCAAGCCGAGATTATCCGCAAGGGCGAGCTGGAGAAGCGGAGCGACAgccttttccagctctggaagAAGAAGCTGGTGGTGCTGACCAAGGACAGCCTCAGCCTCTTCCCCGACGGGCACAAGCGGGCCAAGGGCAAGGAGCTGGGCTTCGGCTCCATCCTCAAGGTGGACTGCGTGGAGCGCACGGGCAAGTACATCTACTTCACCATTGTCACCAAAGACCGCAAGGAGATTGACTTTCGGTGCCCGGATCAGAGCTGCTGGAACGCCTCCATCACAATGGCCCTCATCGACTTCCAGAACAAGAGGGCCATCCAGGACTTCAAGAGCCGCCAGGAGATGGAGCAGGCGGCGGGCGCCCAGGAGCGGCGGATGGCCCGGGCGCCCTGA